ACGCATTAACCAACTCGTCACCGACCTTCTGGCCCTTGTCGTTAAAGGACATCTGAATCATGTGTCGCATGTAGTCGAGACCCTCTTTGCGGATTTCGGCAATCGTTCGCATTGCTTCGGGAGCATCTGTGGCCTCGCTGCTCATAACCAGCAGCAACAGCAAACGAAGAAAGTCCTCTCGATGCACGAAGACTTCACCCGTCTTGTGCAGGTACCAGCCAAGTCGCTCACGTGGCGTTCCACCTTCTGGGGGCGGCTGGTGAGCATTGCGCATCGCAGCGAAGAACTCCCTCGCGCCACGCGCCATCACTTCGGACAGCAGACCCGCCTTTGACTCGAAATGGTGATAGATCGCACTCTTGGGAATACCGCTTTCCTGCACCAGTGCGGACATCGATGTGCCGGCATAGCCACGCGTAGCCATCACCTTGGCTGCGACATCAAGTATCTCTTGGCGCGAACGTTGCCCGCGCCGATTTCCATTGCTTTTGCTCTCTTCCATATGTGCAGTGTATGTGCCTGGGTACCTCACATGCAGCACTCGGGAGCATTTGCCATGTGTACTCCTGCCCCCTCTCAGAACATGCGGACAACTAATGAGTGTGCACATCAAAAACATACGCACAAACCCTTACTGGTTCTTACCGATCACAAATTATGGACCAATCGGTACATTCTTGTTTTGTACCGATTGGTCCAATCTAATTCATGTCAAAGCATGCTTGATCTAAGCGTCATGACTGGCACCAACGGTTGCGAACTCAGGAGACAAGCCACATGACCACCAAGACCTACGACGCTGACGTCGCCATCGTCGGCTATGGCCCGACAGGGCTGATCGGCGCGCTGACCCTCGCCAACAAAGGCGTATCCGTGATTGCGCTGGAGCGTGAGCAAGATATCTATCAACGAGCCCGTGCTGTGACAGTCAACGATTGGACGATGCGCATCTTCCAGGACCTGGGAATTGATGAGCGCATCGAGAAAGTCATAGATCCACAGCGCGCGCTTCGCTGGATCACCTATGACGGCACGGAAATCATGCGGGTGGAGCACCCACCAAGCACCCTGGGTCGCAAGCCGCGCTTCTACAACATCTACCAACCTACGATGGAAGCAGAACTGCGCCGCTGCGGTGATGCCTACGGGGAGCGCCTACAGGTCCGCTACGGTTCGGAAGTCATCGCTATGGAGCAAGATGCTGAAGGCGTAACGCTGACCAGCCGCGACAAGGCAACTGGCAAGCTGAGCTCCGTGCGAACACGCTACGCGATTGCCGCCGACGGGGGCTCCAGCCCTAGCCGTGGGATGCTCGGGATAGATCTGCTGGGGGACACCAATGACGTGACATGGGTGGTCATCGACTGCCGCGTCAAGCGCTGGTGGCCTGACCGTGACTTCCTCACCTTCTGGTCCGACAAGAACCGTCCTGTGGTAGATATCGCGCTCTCGGCGGGCAATCACCGCTGGGAAATTCCTCTCACGCCAGGCGAGACACCGGCCGACTACCCATCCAGCACAGAGGTCTGGCCACTGCTCAATGCCTTGGGCGTTACGGAAGACGATGTCGAGATTCACCAGCACGCGTTCTACAAACACCACGTACGCATGGCCGACACATGGCGCAAGGATCGTGTCTTCCTGGCTGGTGATGCTGCTCACTTGATGCCCCCGTGGGCAGGCGCTGGCATGCAGACAGGCATGCGTGATGCTTTTAATCTTGGTTGGAAGATGGCTCGCGTCATCAAGGGCGAGTTGTCCGAGAGTTGGCTCGACACTTATGAAACGGAACGCCGCCCCAATGCGGTCTTCTACACAAATCTGGCCGTAGCTCTGGGACGGGTAATCAAGCAGGAGGCTAGTGCCGAGGAAATCGAAGCCCTCCATGCGGTGCCTACCGAGACAGTCACGCCCTACGAGCCACCACTGATCGCACCGCCTGCACTGGAGGCCGGATGGATACGTGGCGTCACGGGTGATGCCAGCATCGTCGGCCGAATGATTCCTCAGCCCATCGCGGGAGACACCTTCGGAAAAATGGCTCGTCTCGACGCCCTGCTGGGTGACGGCTTTGTCTTGCTGGGCGTCGATACGAATCCAGCTGACCTGCTGACCCCAGAAGAAAAGGCAGGCTGGGACGCGCTCAATGCTCGCTACCTCACGGTGCGCCCCAAAACCGCTTACACGCACGGTTCTGATGAGCTGGTGGATCTCGACAACGTGCTACTGCCTTGGCTACAGCGCTACGGAGTCAAAGCCATCGCAATACGCCCCGACAAATTCGTAGCGGCGGCCGATACCAGTGGCCTCGCTGTGCCCGCCTGACACCTCCCGTAGTTCTGTAAGGAGACTCAAATGAGTAGCGTGAATCAACTTGCCTATGTGGGCATTGAGGCCAGTGACCTCGCCGGCTGGGAGCGCTTCGGCGTCGACCTGCTGGGGATGCAGCTGGGCTCCAGGAGCTCTGACTCCCTGCAATTGCGCATGGATGACAAAGTCTATCGATGGTTGATACAGAAGGGCCCCGCGGACGATCTATCGCTCACCGGTTTTGAATGCGGCAGCGATGCAGACCTCGATGCCATCGTTTCGCGGCTACAAGCCGCCGGCCACCAAGTACAGCAAGGCGACGAACTCCTGGCGAAGCAGCGGCAGGTTCAGCGCATCTTTGTAACGGCGGACCCACTCGGGAATCGTGTGGAGCTGGTCACGGGATTCGCAACCGCAAGTACACCGTTCGTCTCCAAAGCGCTGAAATCCAGCTTTGTGACAAGCTTCGGCGGCGCGGGCCATCAGGTGCTCATGGAGCGCGGCATGGATCGCCTGCAGTTGATGGACTGGTATGGGCTGCTCGGCTTCAAACTGACCGACGTGATCGATGAGAAGTTGGCTCCCGACTTCATTGCAAGCGTGGCTTTCATGCACTGCAATGGTCGCCATCACACCTTGGCCCTGGCAAATATGCCGTTTCCCAAGCGCATTCACCACTTCATGGTCGAAGTGTCTTCCATGGATGACGTGGGCCATGCCTATGACCGCTGCATGGACGACCGAAGGCAGTTCGAGATGACGCTAGGCATGCACCCCAACGATCAAATGTTCAGTTTCTATGTCCGTACCCCTTCGGGGTTCAACGTGGAGTTCGGCTGGGGTGGCTTGGTCATTGATGAGCAGACCTGGCAGGTCCAGCACCTTGATCACCTCAGTAGCTGGGGACATCGGCATCCCAAGGTTGTTGCCGAGTTGCTGCAAGCCTGAGCCTCGACTTCATTTCATCTATTCCAAAGTCCCAAGGAGATACCAATGTCTATCACGCAAGCCAGCACCAGCCGTACCGTCGAAACTCGCGACTGGAACCTGCAATATTACGAAGCCGGTGAAGGTCATCCCGTCATCCTGCTGCATGGCAGCGGTCCGGGCGCCACCGGTTGGAGCAACTTCTCCGGCAACATTGAAGCGCTGGCGCGCCAGTTCCGCGTGCTCGCGGTTGATATGCCCGGCTGGGGCCTGTCCGATGCGTGCACGGTGGACCGCCTCGACCATGTGGATGCAGTCATCCAGTTCATGGATGCGCTCGGTATCGAGAAGGCGGCCTTTGTCGGCAACTCCATGGGGGGGCAGACGTCTCTGCGTCTGGCCACCGAGTATCCGGAGCGCATCAGTCACCTCGTCACCATGGGCCCTCCCGTGGGCAAGATGCCTTCGTTGTTTGGAGCCGGCGACGGCCCCTCAGAAGGTCTGAAGGTTCTCATCCAGGCCTACCAGGATGCGTCACCGGAGAACATGCGCCGTCTGGTTGAAATCATGACCTTCGACAAAGCGCGCTTTGCCACTCCCGAATTGACGAAAGCGCGCTCCGATGCAGCACTGGCCCGCCCGGAACATTTGAAGAACTACGTCGCAGGACTGCCTCAAGGTGCTCCTCTTCCCAAATGGGTAGACCGCTCCAAGCTGCCGCACATTCAGGTTCCCACATTGCTGATCCACGGCCGCGACGACCGCGTCGTCTCCTTCGAAAGCTCTTTGTTCCTGCTCGCCTGCATCCCCAACAGCCGGTTGGTGCTGCTCAACCGCTGCGGCCACTGGGCCATGATCGAGCACGCCGAGGAGTTCAACCGCCTGGTTGCCGACTTCATCGCCAGCAACTAAGCACTTGCACAGGCCTGCTGCGCCGACGTGGTCGCAACAGGCCCTGGACTTGCTTACTGAAATTTCATGAACGGAGAACAGCATGAAACTGAAGACTCTCCTGGGCGCCAGCTTGCTGGTGGCAGCATGGGCTGGCAGTGCATTCGCGCAGACGCGACTTGTGACCCTTGGAACCCAGGGCGGACCGCTGCCCTCCACCACGCGCTCGCAACCGGCCAATGCGCTGATCGTCGGCGACAAGGTCTATGTCATTGATGCGGGTGACGGCGTGCTGCGACAACTGTATGCAGCAGGCATAGATCTGCGCAAGGTCAGGCAGGTGTTCATCACCCATGACCATGACGATCACAACGCCGGCTGGGGCTCGCTCTTGGGCGTGCAATGGGATCTGGGCATCTGGCCGGTGGATGTCTACGCGCCCAGTGCGCAATCCATGATGAAGGGATTTCTCCAGTATTTCGCGGTCAATGCACGCATCCGCCAGGCGGACTCGAAGAGCGGAAAACTCTCCCCGGAGAAAGCATTCCATGCACATGACATCCAGGGCAATGGCCTGGTCTTCAAGGATGACTTGATCAGCGTTACGGCCCATGAGAACTGCCACTACAAGACGGACCCTGCGGCCGACGCCAAACGCGCCGACAAGGATCGCTCCTATGCGTTGCGCATCCAGACGCCCGACAAGACCATCGTTTTCAGCGGCGACACAGGCCAGTGTCCTACGCTGACTGCCTTCGCCAGGGACGCCGACATGCTGGTGCATGAGGTCATAGACCTGCCTCTGACTCGCGAGATGATGCGACGCCAGCATGTACCCGATGCAGTAGCGGACGGCATGATGCGCCACATGACTGAGGAGCACACCGTACCGGAAGACGTCGGCTTGCTCGCCAAGGCCGTAGGCGCCAAGAAAGTCATCCTGACGCATCTGGTCC
This region of Comamonas thiooxydans genomic DNA includes:
- a CDS encoding TetR/AcrR family transcriptional regulator, which codes for MEESKSNGNRRGQRSRQEILDVAAKVMATRGYAGTSMSALVQESGIPKSAIYHHFESKAGLLSEVMARGAREFFAAMRNAHQPPPEGGTPRERLGWYLHKTGEVFVHREDFLRLLLLLVMSSEATDAPEAMRTIAEIRKEGLDYMRHMIQMSFNDKGQKVGDELVNALAFFGVAGFDGAFVGMQSGDGRAMSEYMAQLTDAMVALGTSQACLPS
- a CDS encoding bifunctional 3-(3-hydroxy-phenyl)propionate/3-hydroxycinnamic acid hydroxylase, giving the protein MTTKTYDADVAIVGYGPTGLIGALTLANKGVSVIALEREQDIYQRARAVTVNDWTMRIFQDLGIDERIEKVIDPQRALRWITYDGTEIMRVEHPPSTLGRKPRFYNIYQPTMEAELRRCGDAYGERLQVRYGSEVIAMEQDAEGVTLTSRDKATGKLSSVRTRYAIAADGGSSPSRGMLGIDLLGDTNDVTWVVIDCRVKRWWPDRDFLTFWSDKNRPVVDIALSAGNHRWEIPLTPGETPADYPSSTEVWPLLNALGVTEDDVEIHQHAFYKHHVRMADTWRKDRVFLAGDAAHLMPPWAGAGMQTGMRDAFNLGWKMARVIKGELSESWLDTYETERRPNAVFYTNLAVALGRVIKQEASAEEIEALHAVPTETVTPYEPPLIAPPALEAGWIRGVTGDASIVGRMIPQPIAGDTFGKMARLDALLGDGFVLLGVDTNPADLLTPEEKAGWDALNARYLTVRPKTAYTHGSDELVDLDNVLLPWLQRYGVKAIAIRPDKFVAAADTSGLAVPA
- a CDS encoding VOC family protein; this translates as MGIEASDLAGWERFGVDLLGMQLGSRSSDSLQLRMDDKVYRWLIQKGPADDLSLTGFECGSDADLDAIVSRLQAAGHQVQQGDELLAKQRQVQRIFVTADPLGNRVELVTGFATASTPFVSKALKSSFVTSFGGAGHQVLMERGMDRLQLMDWYGLLGFKLTDVIDEKLAPDFIASVAFMHCNGRHHTLALANMPFPKRIHHFMVEVSSMDDVGHAYDRCMDDRRQFEMTLGMHPNDQMFSFYVRTPSGFNVEFGWGGLVIDEQTWQVQHLDHLSSWGHRHPKVVAELLQA
- a CDS encoding alpha/beta hydrolase, which translates into the protein MSITQASTSRTVETRDWNLQYYEAGEGHPVILLHGSGPGATGWSNFSGNIEALARQFRVLAVDMPGWGLSDACTVDRLDHVDAVIQFMDALGIEKAAFVGNSMGGQTSLRLATEYPERISHLVTMGPPVGKMPSLFGAGDGPSEGLKVLIQAYQDASPENMRRLVEIMTFDKARFATPELTKARSDAALARPEHLKNYVAGLPQGAPLPKWVDRSKLPHIQVPTLLIHGRDDRVVSFESSLFLLACIPNSRLVLLNRCGHWAMIEHAEEFNRLVADFIASN
- a CDS encoding MBL fold metallo-hydrolase, with translation MKLKTLLGASLLVAAWAGSAFAQTRLVTLGTQGGPLPSTTRSQPANALIVGDKVYVIDAGDGVLRQLYAAGIDLRKVRQVFITHDHDDHNAGWGSLLGVQWDLGIWPVDVYAPSAQSMMKGFLQYFAVNARIRQADSKSGKLSPEKAFHAHDIQGNGLVFKDDLISVTAHENCHYKTDPAADAKRADKDRSYALRIQTPDKTIVFSGDTGQCPTLTAFARDADMLVHEVIDLPLTREMMRRQHVPDAVADGMMRHMTEEHTVPEDVGLLAKAVGAKKVILTHLVPGGDEPDTRYTDGVRKHFSGPVEVARDLMVFE